In Pollutimonas sp. M17, a single genomic region encodes these proteins:
- a CDS encoding type II toxin-antitoxin system PemK/MazF family toxin, translating into MRGDLVTISVQGDFGKSRPALIIQTNHFATHPTLTVLLITSTLIEAPLFRITVYPDDENRLQAPSQVMVDKVMTIRRDKAAPAFGRIAENTMVEIDRALAIFLGIAK; encoded by the coding sequence ATGCGGGGCGACCTGGTAACAATCTCCGTTCAAGGAGATTTTGGCAAGTCTCGTCCTGCTTTGATTATCCAGACCAACCATTTTGCGACCCACCCTACATTAACCGTCCTTTTAATCACAAGTACCCTTATCGAGGCTCCTTTGTTTCGCATCACGGTATACCCTGACGACGAAAATCGCTTGCAAGCTCCCTCACAAGTCATGGTGGATAAGGTGATGACAATAAGGCGGGATAAAGCCGCTCCAGCATTTGGTCGTATAGCGGAAAATACAATGGTGGAGATCGATCGTGCATTGGCGATTTTCCTTGGAATCGCCAAATGA